In a genomic window of Brettanomyces nanus chromosome 1, complete sequence:
- a CDS encoding uncharacterized protein (BUSCO:EOG09342KCS): MTERRAGALPLVNLARLRCLQNSHLINDIGCTPYHLIEPILKKKTAKSLHIIEEHSPQILPYSDPLWRSLIQRDFFDRPLEQYQVKNGKRSSVPARDLYEKYAEERELQRKQATMTFKQLTRTLNMRKNKRKVKTLDHVIHSSRGPRGTLQLQHSQQHSSVFKSSLLEKARHQNKIRSQFLSEGKRVSNLSIKTKQPQITTGDKIVRSRASSHVPSLLSYPKMVTKQGFIRTPRVMLSAIRVSSPPVKRRIDISTKGNSKRPKPSPELGRHTSSNVYIYDAK, translated from the coding sequence ATGACGGAACGACGAGCGGGAGCATTGCCATTAGTGAATTTAGCTCGGCTCAGGTGCTTGCAGAACTCTCATCTAATTAACGATATAGGATGCACTCCATACCATCTCATTGAGCCTATACTTAAGAAAAAAACTGCCAAATCACTTCACATCATCGAAGAGCACTCTCCTCAAATCCTTCCTTACTCGGATCCACTTTGGAGATCTCTTATACAAAgggatttctttgatagaCCTCTTGAGCAGTATCAGGTGAAGAATGGTAAGAGATCCAGCGTCCCTGCAAGAGATCTCTACGAAAAGTACgcagaagagagagagtTACAACGGAAACAGGCTACAATGACCTTTAAGCAGCTTACAAGAACTTTAAACATGCGCAAAAATAAGCGTAAAGTGAAAACCCTCGATCACGTGATTCATTCTTCTCGAGGACCTCGCGGGACTTTACAATTACAGCATTCTCAGCAGCACTCTTCTGTTTTCAAGAGTTCGCTATTGGAAAAGGCTCGGCATCAGAATAAGATTCGGAGTCAGTTTTTATCTGAAGGAAAAAGAGTATCAAATCTATCGATAAAAACGAAGCAACCTCAAATAACGACGGGTGACAAAATTGTTAGATCACGTGCCTCGTCGCATGTGCCGTCTTTATTATCATATCCTAAGATGGTGACCAAGCAAGGCTTTATCAGGACTCCCCGTGTAATGCTGAGTGCTATAAGAGTATCTTCTCCACCTGTTAAGCGTAGAATCGATATTTCAACTAAGGGTAACTCGAAGCGCCCTAAACCTTCACCAGAGCTCGGCAGACATACCAGTTCCAACGTATATATTTATGACGCCAAATAG
- a CDS encoding uncharacterized protein (BUSCO:EOG09340DM6), translating into MVGDGQKAETTFAWSHHPVTGEDEFLAPYLRNVIINEGTYGVSHTRMPTESRPGHVAMIAGFYEDVSAVTKGWKENPVDFDSFFNQSTHTYSFGSPDILPMFAKGASSVDKVDTWMYGPEFEDFTHSSIDVDKYVFDHLDSLFANSTREPALDTQIRQPGNVFFLHLLGTDTAGHSYKPYSAEYYDNVKYTDSEIEKLVQKVNKFFGDQDTAFVFTADHGMSDFGSHGDGHPNNTRTPFICWGAGCKKPVRIDAKENEYLKDSYEAEQMNAWHLDNVKRHDIKQADITSLMSYLIGANYPANSVGKLPIDYIDASEDDKIHGLYLNALSILEQYHVKLAEVSSNQVDFKPFPTFEKKSIEAYQSEIESLLKKVKHNDEYEKETVGAIHDFIHAILDGLDYLQKYNWMMMRTIVTLGFLGWIVYSYTMFLEMYVLNARKDTSEGYHPIVHAASLAIYCAIASVFAYQKSSLNNYLYAVFPVFFWDQIISKKNHLIKGTTVFFEGVSRLSMILIIVSIFCFFEAIAYGFSNRRIFTVMFLLLSVYPAILDGKTHRISAKKHAFWFVLCVALSYFPSQNPIKTENLPLIIGSGILMIVVGFLGFADAPTSMSRYTKSVILLQLALVASSIYSTSIAIISLQNKEGLPKVAQYFNWFNLVVSLIVPYPLHHLKPNHNSEVRYLIIYLTFAPTFLILTISFEALFYVLFAVMLHEWINIESKLTDTKESSSKWLQLLRVSIIGFFGLQIAFFGTGNVSSVSSFSLESVCRLLPIFDPFPMGALLMLKLIIPYGLLSVALGLMNVKLELKIFSISSLLISVSVILSLNFFFMVKTEGSWLDIGLTISNYCLAILSSLFMLLLEVVSHLLLDDVTIATTTTTTQIEKQKMVRT; encoded by the coding sequence ATGGTGGGTGATGGACAAAAGGCCGAGACCACATTTGCCTGGTCCCATCATCCAGTCACAGGAGAGGACGAGTTTTTAGCGCCTTATCTCAGAAATGTCATCATTAATGAAGGTACTTACGGTGTCTCGCATACTAGGATGCCTACAGAGTCGAGACCTGGCCATGTTGCTATGATCGCCGGCTTTTATGAGGATGTCAGTGCTGTCACGAAaggttggaaagaaaacCCCGTTGATTTCgactccttcttcaatcagtCTACTCACACTTATTCCTTTGGATCTCCGGATATCCTTCCCATGTTCGCCAAAGGCGCATCCAGCGTAGACAAAGTGGATACATGGATGTACGGCCcagaatttgaagacttcACTCATTCGTCAATTGATGTGGACAAGTATGTTTTCGACCATTTGGATTCTTTATTCGCCAATTCGACCCGAGAGCCAGCTTTAGATACTCAGATCAGGCAACCAGGTAAcgtcttttttcttcatttatTAGGAACAGATACCGCTGGCCATAGTTATAAACCATATTCCGCCGAATATTACGATAACGTTAAGTATACTGACTCGGAAATCGAAAAGTTGGTTCAGAAAGTCAACAAATTCTTTGGAGATCAAGATACCGCCTTTGTCTTTACTGCTGACCATGGAATGAGTGATTTCGGCTCCCACGGTGACGGTCATCCTAACAATACCCGTACTCCATTCATTTGCTGGGGTGCTGGATGCAAAAAACCCGTTCGTATTGATGCCAAAGAGAACGAGTACTTGAAAGATTCATATGAAGCAGAGCAGATGAATGCATGGCACTTGGATAATGTAAAGAGACACGACATTAAGCAGGCAGATATCACTTCTTTGATGAGCTATTTGATCGGAGCAAACTACCCAGCCAACTCGGTTGGTAAGTTGCCCATCGATTACATTGATGCATCAGAAGATGACAAGATCCATGGCTTGTATTTGAATGCTCTAAGTATTCTAGAACAATATCATGTGAAATTGGCCGAGGTTTCATCCAATCAGGTTGATTTTAAGCCATTTCCAAcatttgagaagaaatccaTTGAGGCTTACCAATCCGAAATCGAgtctcttttgaaaaaggtGAAACAtaatgatgaatatgagAAGGAGACTGTTGGTGCCATTCATGATTTTATCCATGCCATTCTTGATGGACTAGACTACCTTCAAAAGTACAActggatgatgatgagaacTATAGTCACTCTAGGCTTTCTTGGCTGGATCGTTTACTCGTATACAATGTTCCTTGAGATGTACGTGCTTAATGCCAGAAAAGACACTTCGGAAGGTTACCATCCAATTGTCCATGCCGCTTCGCTCGCCATCTATTGTGCTATTGCGTCTGTATTTGCTTACCAGAAGTCGTCTCTAAACAACTATCTTTATGCCGTTTTCCCTGTCTTCTTTTGGGACCAAATCATctccaagaagaatcatCTGATCAAGGGTACTACTGTGTTTTTTGAGGGTGTGAGTAGACTGTCTATGATACTGATTATTGTCTCAATCTTCTGTTTTTTCGAAGCAATCGCCTACGGTTTCTCTaacagaagaatcttcaCTGTAAtgttccttcttctttccgtGTATCCGGCTATCTTGGATGGCAAAACACATAGAATCAGTGCCAAAAAGCATGCATTTTGGTTTGTTTTGTGCGTGGCACTCTCATATTTTCCGTCACAGAATCCTATCAAGACAGAAAACTTGCCTCTTATCATTGGTTCCGGCATCCTTATGATTGTCGTTGgctttcttggatttgCAGATGCACCTACTTCAATGAGTAGATACACAAAAAGTGTGATACTCTTACAACTTGCTCTTGTGGCTTCTTCTATCTATTCTACAAGCATTGCTATTATCTCGTTACAGAATAAGGAGGGACTTCCTAAGGTGGCCCAGTATTTCAATTGGTTCAACCTCGTTGTATCCCTAATTGTTCCATACCCATTGCACCACTTAAAGCCTAACCACAACTCCGAAGTGCGCTATCTAATTATCTACCTCACCTTTGCCCCAACATTCTTAATCCTTACGATCTCATTTGAGGCGTTGTTCTATGTTCTCTTTGCAGTGATGCTCCATGAATGGATCAATATAGAGAGCAAGCTAACAGACACCAAGGAATCATCGTCGAAATGGCTACAGCTTCTTAGAGTCTCGATCATCGGGTTCTTTGGGTTGCAGATAGCCTTTTTTGGTACGGGTAACGTGTCATCGGTGTCGTCGTTTTCGTTGGAATCGGTTTGCAGACTACTTCCTATTTTCGATCCGTTCCCAATGGGTGCACTACTAATGTTGAAACTTATCATCCCTTACGGACTACTTAGTGTCGCTCTAGGATTGATGAACGTCAAGCTTGAGTTGAAGATTTTCAGTATTTCCAGTTTGCTTATTTCCGTTAGTGTGATTCTCTCCctcaactttttctttatggTCAAGACAGAGGGATCATGGTTGGATATCGGACTTACTATTTCAAACTACTGTCTAGCAATTCTCAGTTCGCTTTTCATGTTACTCTTAGAAGTAGTGTCCCACCTACTATTGGACGATGTCACCATCGCCACCACCACTACCACCACGCAAATTGAAAAACAGAAAATGGTGCGAACTTAG
- a CDS encoding uncharacterized protein (BUSCO:EOG09341G00), whose protein sequence is MAISFPPGKGRVLYAKSKVYVHMTSSKRDNIAGYLVIVKPFVDSPSTDLVVAYIPESDLSEDDKASLEYFDLYGLDGESHDFFGSGDGNSTSSSSLNKPKVARFINRPRMSSMSSFAFGLAISNIFSIQVRPKTTTLWEGSIVLHPKDLLEKVPALFFHDEESAGTKREQKLKSRRFDPFAENSKGDLYWGGDRFISCMKNYCVLEESTLEKGMYLVNPSKDDTINFIPDVLDKPQMNPGESVGDAVNDFISDAKWKMLTGLASVTKFAKKQFSGIVENEAIPAPIRQLLGKPQVRVIGDEFDSANVYLAKWALAVQEEADKSRKQIVGNDFYRELMESEFGGDTTVTLTPQEVAHARRLKPITEVEWESMFDKSGRLQITVKEVLDRIFHGGVEAEARREVWLFLLKVYPFDTSIEEREQLVKSLYESYVEYKNSWKGDLERQKKDDYWRDQKVRIDKDVRRTDREQDIYKGGDPVNMDITGNEDPDDDAGFKNPNLLVLRDILLSYNELNVNLGYVQGMSDLDSPLYYVIRDEPLSFWAFARFMEIMERNFVTDLSGMKDQMLALTELVQFMMPSLYQHLDECDSGNLFFFFRMLLVWFKRELTFEDTLRLWEVLWTDFYSSQFVLFVCLAILEKHSKIIMSTLNKFDDILKYMNDLSGTLEVDDLLVRAELLFLKFKQMVEMIDRRNAGIGFGGTVSEDQGPKRIPISKQLRLLLSRKTIIQKEKPRDPEAPFG, encoded by the coding sequence ATGGCTATTTCATTTCCACCAGGTAAAGGGCGAGTGCTCTATGCGAAGTCCAAGGTGTACGTCCATATGACTTCCTCTAAGAGGGATAATATTGCTGGCTATTTAGTGATAGTAAAGCCTTTTGTCGACTCTCCCAGCACAGATCTCGTTGTGGCGTACATCCCAGAGTCGgatctttctgaagacGACAAGGCATCACTTGAATACTTTGATCTGTACGGATTAGATGGTGAGAGCCatgatttctttggatctggAGACGGTAATAGCACtagctcttcttctttgaacaaGCCTAAGGTGGCCCGGTTTATCAATCGGCCTCGAATGTCGTCGATGTCTTCATTTGCATTTGGTCTGGCCATTTCCAACATTTTTAGCATTCAAGTGAGGCCAAAAACTACAACATTATGGGAAGGATCAATTGTCTTGCATCCGAAGGATCTTCTAGAGAAGGTTCCTGCGTTGTTTTTccatgatgaagaaagtgcAGGAACTAAACGAGagcagaagttgaagagcaGACGGTTTGATCCTTTTGCAGAAAACTCTAAAGGTGACTTATACTGGGGAGGAGATAGGTTTATTAGTTGTATGAAGAATTACTGCGTATTGGAAGAGTCTACTTTGGAGAAGGGCATGTATTTGGTTAATCCAAGCAAGGACGACACCATCAATTTCATTCCAGATGTGCTGGATAAGCCCCAAATGAATCCTGGGGAAAGTGTTGGAGATGCAGTTAATGACTTTATTTCAGATGCCAAATGGAAGATGCTAACTGGATTGGCGTCTGTGACAAAGTTCGCCAAGAAACAGTTTAGCGGCATTGTTGAGAACGAAGCCATTCCTGCGCCTATCAGGCAGCTGCTTGGAAAGCCACAGGTCAGAGTGATAGGTGATGAGTTCGACAGTGCCAACGTTTATTTGGCTAAATGGGCACTTGCCGTTCAAGAGGAGGCCGATAAATCACGTAAACAGATTGTCGGTAACGATTTTTACAGAGAATTGATGGAATCTGAGTTTGGTGGTGATACTACTGTTACTTTGACTCCTCAAGAGGTAGCACATGCACGTAGGTTAAAGCCTATTACCGAAGTAGAATGGGAATCCATGTTTGACAAGTCTGGTCGATTGCAGATAACAGTGAAAGAGGTATTGGACCGGATATTTCATGGGGGTGTTGAAGCAGAGGCTAGAAGGGAAGTGTGGCTTTTTTTATTGAAAGTGTATCCGTTTGACACCTCTATCGAGGAGAGGGAGCAGTTGGTTAAGTCATTGTATGAAAGTTATGTTGAGTACAAGAATAGCTGGAAGGGAGATCTTGAGCgtcagaagaaggatgattATTGGAGAGATCAGAAGGTGCGGATTGACAAGGATGTGAGACGTACAGATAGAGAGCAGGATATCTACAAGGGGGGCGATCCTGTGAATATGGACATAACAGGTAATGAAGATCCTGATGACGATGCCGGTTTCAAAAATCCCAACTTGTTGGTGTTGAGAGATATCTTGCTTTCCTACAATGAGCTCAATGTGAATTTGGGATACGTTCAGGGGATGTCTGACTTGGATTCTCCGTTGTACTATGTTATTAGAGACGAGCCGCTCAGTTTCTGGGCCTTTGCTAGATTCATGGAGATTATGGAACGGAATTTTGTGACGGATCTTAGTGGGATGAAGGATCAAATGTTGGCTTTGACCGAGCTCGTTCAGTTCATGATGCCCTCGTTGTATCAGCACCTCGATGAGTGTGACTCCGGTAacttgtttttctttttccgAATGCTATTGGTGTGGTTTAAACGAGAGCTCACATTCGAAGATACTTTGAGACTATGGGAGGTTTTGTGGACCGACTTTTATTCCTCACAGTTTGTTTTATTCGTCTGTCTTGCCATTTTGGAAAAGCATTCCAAGATTATTATGAGTACCCTCAACAAATTTGACGACATTCTCAAGTATATGAACGATTTAAGTGGTACacttgaagttgatgatttACTAGTGAGAGCGGAGTTGTtatttttgaaattcaaGCAGATGGTGGAAATGATTGACAGGAGGAATGCAGGTATTGGTTTTGGCGGTACTGTCTCTGAAGATCAGGGACCTAAGAGAATACCCATCAGTAAACAGCTGCGACTTCTTCTATCTCGGAAAACCATTAttcagaaggagaaaccTCGTGATCCGGAGGCACCTTTCGGATAG
- a CDS encoding uncharacterized protein (BUSCO:EOG09343K2F), protein MICDLNVVYPQTDFLVRPTARDLAKLKGCLAVLEQLGYTHIALNFEPQWATGSLNKQIPSDIRLLNPINIETDFAEFEGRLKLYSRITLKVDDPSQCQNLTRFQQVFDLVAVEPQTERALQLAITNLEIDIITFNYKERLPCYLKHKTLGSAIEKGIHFEIKYSDLLESDSHARAQSISNVKQLIRASRSRGLICSSGISSPDISRLRSCSDIANLLNLIGLDHNRSEQCFKDWSLKTLLSGRLRIKSYKQVVAVSGDESLIDNSLENKNWQASQKGVSVNAKMDVSSYKKRKADTAVDRVTKKSKPETTV, encoded by the coding sequence ATGATCTGCGACTTGAACGTTGTATATCCGCAAACGGACTTTTTGGTGAGGCCTACAGCAAGAGATCTGGCCAAACTAAAGGGATGTCTAGCAGTCCTAGAACAGCTTGGTTATACGCATATAGCACTCAACTTTGAGCCTCAATGGGCTACAGGAAGTCTCAATAAACAGATTCCAAGCGATATCAGACTTTTGAATCCCATAAATATTGAGACTGACTTTGCggaatttgaaggaagacTCAAATTATACAGTCGAATCACTCTGAAAGTGGACGATCCATCTCAATGTCAGAACCTCACACGATTCCAACAGGTATTTGACCTCGTTGCCGTAGAGCCACAGACTGAAAGAGCTCTACAACTTGCCATAACAAACTTAGAGATTGATATTATTACATTCAACTATAAAGAGAGGCTTCCCTGCTACTTAAAACACAAGACTTTAGGCTCTGCCATAGAGAAGGGTATTCATTTCGAGATCAAGTACAGCGATTTGCTTGAATCTGATAGTCACGCTAGAGCACAGTCCATTTCCAATGTCAAGCAACTCATAAGGGCATCTCGATCACGTGGATTGATTTGTTCCAGTGGAATTTCATCCCCAGATATATCTAGGTTGAGAAGCTGTTCCGATATAGCCAATCTTTTGAACTTAATAGGTCTTGACCACAATAGATCTGAGCAATGTTTTAAAGATTggagcttgaagactctCCTTTCTGGCCGCTTACGTATCAAGTCGTACAAACAAGTTGTGGCCGTAAGTGGTGACGAGAGCCTTATAGATAACAGCTTGGAGAATAAAAATTGGCAGGCAAGTCAGAAAGGCGTGTCAGTTAATGCCAAGATGGATGTCAGCAGTTACAAAAAACGTAAGGCAGATACTGCTGTCGATAGAGTaaccaagaagagcaaaCCTGAAACTACAGTATAA
- the ACB2 gene encoding Acyl-CoA-binding protein 2, producing MVSELFQQKADAVSHMKNRPTDDEMLQLYGLYKQATVGDNGTTKPGLFDFKGKYKWESWDELKGMSQEEAEKKYIELVDNLLAKYDN from the exons ATGGTTTCCGAATTGTTTCAACAAAAG GCTGATGCCGTTTCCCACATGAAAAACAGACCtactgatgatgagatgTTGCAGTTGTATGGTCTCTACAAGCAAGCCACCGTCGGTGACAACGGCACAACCAAGCCGGGATTGTTCGACTTCAAGGGCAAGTACAAGTGGGAATCTTGGGATGAATTGAAAGGCATGAGCcaagaagaggcagaaaaaAAGTATATTGAGTTGGTTGACAATTTGCTCGCCAAGTACGATAACTGA
- a CDS encoding uncharacterized protein (EggNog:ENOG41), whose translation MSLSSRSSLETDHSGLDLENNEIAPIQSLSSSLSHPAYRVRSFGSSLASKVSRVNTLRRNISTNIRSAAERIQDDSAKHAKDEAIKRSTRLGRGMSNLGLEEAIRIATYRSENQLSLSPENKEEEADLEKVVTGEVSGENVPPQDKGYAWVMAGCGFMLLFATWGANGAYGVFLSYWINNQTFPGGTAKDYALIGSMVLCLSQSLAPLAQMLSAIVGIRPVMIVGVILQFLGFILGSYAKTLTQLYLTQGFILGLGVSLVFNPMNTLMPEWFDKKRGISSGITVSASGVGGVLFSLASQSLINDTGNFRWSLRMIGIICVVFEIILTILTKPRIPKRRLKTVHEIRTRASVMFNVRIVKLCQQVGSDMTAIFNGCQAIGRLAIGLCSDYTGRVNLALILNVVMIVLIFAMWINSFSYTCVLMYSILSGLTFGSASTLNQPILADQVEPELFPSAWSFENFFMGIWSLVVEVITLGLRDEGKKRPFIRSQICAGFFSVGGLFFLIPIRELKIRLFLEKNLNKTDQTLAKDIDLTTEDTALLEKRKAHYNKMLQPGIHAYFKRLIHPIAV comes from the exons ATGAGTCTAAGTTCACGATCATCGCTTGAGACAGACCATTCAGGTTTGGATCTCGAAAACAATGAAATAGCGCCTATTCAgagtctttcttcttctttgagtCATCCTGCCTATAGGGTGAGATCTTTCGGGTCTAGTTTAGCATCGAAGGTGTCACGAGTGAATACTCTTCGCAGAAATATTTCAACGAATATTAGAAGTGCTGCTGAAAGAATCCAGGATGACAGTGCGAAGCATGCTAAAGATGAAGCAATAAAGAGAAGTACTCGTCTTGGCCGTGGGATGAGTAACTTGGGACTTGAAGAGGCAATTCGTATAGCCACATACAGGTCTGAAAACCAGCTCTCGCTATCTCCCGAAAacaaagaggaagaagccGATCTCGAAAAGGTGGTAACAGGCGAGGTATCTGGAGAAAACGTACCTCCCCAGGATAAAGGTTATGCTTGGGTGATGGCCGGATGTGGAttcatgcttcttttcgCTACTTGGGGTGCCAATGGTGCTTACGGTGTGTTTTTAAGTTACTGGATCAACAATCAAACCTTTCCTGGTGGAACTGCTAAAGATTATGCACTTATTGGCTCTATGGTTCTTTGTCTCTCCCAATCCTTGGCTCCACTTGCACAGATGCTATCGGCCATTGTTGGTATTAGACCCGTCATGATTGTAGGGGTGATACTTCAGTTCCTCGGATTCATTCTTGGTTCATATGCAAAGACTTTAACGCAGCTATACTTAACTCAAGGGTTTATTCTTGGCTTAGGAGTTTCGCTAGTTTTTAATCCCATGAATACGCTCATGCCCGAGTGGTTCGATAAAAAGCGTGGCATATCTTCTGGTATAACTGTCTCTGCTAGTGGTGTTGGAGGTGTACTCTTTTCTCTGGCGTCCCAAAGTTTGATTAATGATACAGGTAACTTCCGATGGTCACTAAGAATGATTGGAATCATTTGTGTCGTATTTGAAATCATTCTCACAATCCTCACAAAGCCTAGGATTCCAAAAAGGAGGCTTAAAACCGTTCACGAGATTAGAACAAGGGCTTCTGTCATGTTTAACGTCAGAATTGTTAAGCTATG CCAGCAGGTCGGCTCAGATATGACTGCCATATTCAATGGTTGTCAGGCCATTGGAAGACTTGCAATTGGGCTTTGCTCAGATTATACTGGTCGAGTCAATTTGGCCTTAATTCTTAACGTTGTCATGATAGTGCTCATATTTGCCATGTGGATCAACTCTTTTAGTTATACATGCGTTCTTATGTACTCCATTCTTTCGGGACTCACGTTTGGAAGCGCTTCAACCCTTAATCAACCTATTCTCGCCGATCAAGTAGAGCCGGAACTCTTCCCTTCTGCATGGAGTTTTGAGAACTTCTTCATGGGAATCTGGTCCTTAGTTGTGGAGGTTATTACCTTAGGATTAAGAGAcgaaggaaagaaaaggccaTTCATTCGTTCTCAAATCTGTGCTGGATTTTTCTCTGTCGGgggtcttttctttcttattcCAATtagagaattgaagattAGGCTCTTTCTGGAGAAGAATCTTAATAAAACTGATCAAACGCTTGCGAAGGATATTGATCTTACGACAGAGGATACAGCTTTActtgagaaaagaaaagcgCATTACAACAAGATGCTTCAACCTGGAATTCATGCCTACTTCAAACGTCTCATTCATCCTATTGCAGTCTAG
- a CDS encoding uncharacterized protein (EggNog:ENOG41), with the protein MVNTSTLFALASVLATTAQADLILALYGDIKSNAAEYLSLVQSSSSELAPMLSLYAAAETYTDDSFTTLISPALSSSISNIVTGFPWYSSRILPNEGVVSETGSDASSSASASGSSSADASSSAESGSASESGSASDSTESGSASESGSASESSSAASSSKASSSSKITSAASSEASSSGASSSSAAASSSAGAAILAPQGSGSYALAAGLVGLISGVALL; encoded by the coding sequence ATGGTCAATACTTCTACTCTCTTCGCTCTCGCTTCCGTCCTTGCCACCACTGCTCAGGCTGATTTAATTCTTGCCCTTTATGGTGATATTAAGAGCAATGCTGCTGAGTATTTGTCCCTAGTTCAGAGCAGCTCTTCTGAATTGGCTCCAATGTTGTCTTTGTACGCTGCTGCCGAGACCTACActgatgattctttcaCCACTTTGATAAGCCCTGCATTGTCCTCGTCGATTTCGAATATAGTCACCGGTTTCCCTTGGTACTCCTCGAGAATCTTGCCAAATGAGGGTGTTGTCTCGGAGACAGGTTCGGATGCTTCCTCCTCCGCTTCTGCCTCTGGCTCCAGCTCTGCTGATGCTTCTAGCTCTGCTGAATCTGGTTCTGCTTCTGAGTCTGGTTCTGCTTCTGACTCCACCGAGTCTGGTTCTGCATCCGAATCTGGTTCTGCTTCcgaatcatcttctgccGCTTCGTCTTCTAAGGCCTCTTCGTCTTCGAAGATCACAtctgctgcatcttctgaaGCCAGTTCTTCTGgtgcttcatcttcttctgctgcagCATCTAGTTCTGCCGGTGCTGCCATCCTTGCTCCACAGGGATCTGGATCTTACGCACTTGCTGCTGGTTTAGTCGGTCTTATTTCCGGAGTCGCTTTGTTGTAA
- a CDS encoding uncharacterized protein (EggNog:ENOG41) — translation MSDFSSIHKNPERVEINEMVSPQPSLAPKIDKEIDLGAKYLSENKEYARYTEKEAKRVLSKIDWHLMPIMTICITLAAADKIVISNAALYGMTSVLKNKSEYSMLGSIFYIGYLVGELPANLLLQRLPVGKCIITSFFFWNTILMLMATGNNFGSLAALRFLMGIGETFLLPGCTVITSMFYKKSEQGLRCAIWYSGFSFLITGILSYAIGHADVNIANWRLLFLVFGSITLFFTFFMCFLVPDSPMACRWLDERESYIAEDRTKENRTGTKNTSLKKEQVIEALTDYKSWLVCLFVLCFNIPNGALVTFAAQIVSGFGYSPLRTTLLGMPTRVFMTLSSFVIILPTLKIPRKYKSIAIALVGLGPLVCGILIKELNHQTINKNGLLLTYYLFYFYWGPYVGVLSLSMANTSGYTKKTIVNAMTFISYCVSNIIAPQFFKSSQAPGYEMGFNAILGFVAVGITTIIAYAIGCIMENRKRDAKYGPPSGEYNLEEDGLDLTDKQEEAVFRYSW, via the coding sequence ATGTCCGATTTTTCATCTATTCATAAAAACCCGGAGAGGgttgaaatcaatgagatGGTGAGTCCTCAACCATCTCTTGCTCCAAAAATAGACAAAGAGATTGACCTTGGAGCAAAGTATTTGTCGGAGAATAAGGAATATGCTAGATATACTGAAAAGGAAGCCAAAAGggttctttccaaaattgACTGGCATTTAATGCCTATTATGACGATTTGTATTACACTAGCTGCCGCTGACAAGATCGTTATCAGTAACGCTGCTCTTTATGGTATGACCAGTGTGCTTAAAAACAAGAGTGAGTACTCTATGTTAGGATCAATTTTTTACATTGGTTACTTAGTGGGAGAACTTCCAGCAAACTTGTTGCTTCAAAGGCTCCCTGTGGGAAAATGTATCATAacatccttttttttttggaacACGATTTTGATGTTGATGGCTACTGGAAATAACTTTGGTAGTTTAGCGGCTCTAAGATTCTTAATGGGTATTGGTGAAACATTTCTCCTTCCAGGATGTACCGTTATTACTTCTATGTTCTACAAAAAAAGTGAGCAAGGACTTCGTTGTGCCATCTGGTATTCCGGTTTCTCCTTTTTGATCACGGGTATCCTCTCCTACGCTATTGGCCATGCAGATGTCAATATTGCCAACTGGAGGTTACTATTCTTAGTGTTTGGTAGCATTACCTtattcttcaccttcttcatgTGCTTTTTAGTTCCGGATTCACCAATGGCTTGCCGCTGGCTTGACGAAAGAGAGAGCTATATTGCTGAGGACagaaccaaagaaaacagaaCTGGTACCAAGAACACGTCTTTAAAAAAGGAGCAAGTGATCGAAGCTTTGACAGATTACAAATCCTGGTTGGTATGCTTATTCGTTTTATGCTTCAACATCCCTAACGGTGCCTTGGTGACCTTTGCTGCTCAGATTGTTAGTGGTTTTGGATATTCTCCTTTACGGACTACCTTATTGGGAATGCCAACCAGAGTGTTCATGACGTTGAGCAGTTTTGTGATTATTCTTCCCACCTTGAAAATACCAAGGAAGTACAAGAGCATTGCCATTGCGCTAGTTGGATTGGGTCCTTTGGTGTGCGGTATTTTGATCAAAGAATTAAATCATCAAACGATCAACAAAAACGGTTTGTTATTGACATACTACTTGTTCTATTTTTATTGGGGTCCTTACGTCGGCGTGCTTTCTCTATCTATGGCCAATACATCTGGCTATACCAAGAAAACAATTGTCAATGCAATGACCTTCATTTCCTACTGTGTTTCCAACATCATTGCACCACAATTCTTTAAGTCTTCGCAGGCACCTGGTTACGAGATGGGTTTTAATGCCATTCTAGGATTTGTGGCTGTTGGAATTACAACTATTATTGCTTATGCCATTGGTTGCATAATGGAGAACCGGAAAAGAGACGCAAAATATGGACCTCCTTCTGGGGAATATAATCTGGAAGAGGACGGATTGGACCTTACAGACAAACAGGAGGAGGCAGTTTTCCGTTATTCATGGTAA